A genomic region of Leishmania braziliensis MHOM/BR/75/M2904 complete genome, chromosome 33 contains the following coding sequences:
- a CDS encoding UDP-GlcNAc:PI a1-6 GlcNAc-transferase, with protein sequence MGLHRVAQVSDFFFPGFGGVEVHIYNLALCLMRRGHKIIIITRAYGDRVGIRYYTNGLKVYYLPILAAKLPPGSVTLPTWLGAFPMLRTIFIRERITVVHGHQATSNLCHEALFHAGTMGIKTCFTDHSLFGFADAASININKVLVWSLRTVDQVICVSNTSRENTVLRARISPQRASVIPNATDTTTFTPPDDLKYKSWASKIDKEGLTIVIITRLVYRKGADLFVDVIPEVCRRHPDIKWVIGGDGPRRAQLEQMIERHNLMGRVKMLGALKHSDVKRVLNQGQIFLNCSLTEAFCIALVEAASCGLLCVSTKVGGVPEVLPPPMLLLADADPSSIMAALEEAISNVPHHSPWTLHDNCKQFYRWDWVAERTERVYDRIMEMPALSLYERLMSYASVGPLFGLVCWMLCSLDWILYRLMEYWIPAETIDIAPDFPMSSYLRNKEKIMKKGE encoded by the coding sequence ATGGGGCTGCATCGCGTTGCGCAAGTTTCcgacttcttcttccccgGGTTTggtggggtggaggtgcaCATCTACAATTTAGCCCTGTGCCTGATGCGGAGAGGGCACAAGATCATCATAATCACCCGTGCTTACGGAGACCGCGTTGGGATTCGTTATTACACAAATGGACTGAAGGTGTATTATCTGCCAATACTGGCGGCAAAGCTGCCTCCCGGCTCCGTGACGCTGCCGACGTGGCTCGGTGCGTTTCCGATGCTGCGCACTATCTTCATTCGTGAGCGCATCACTGTCGTACATGGCCACCAGGCCACTTCCAATCTTTGCCACGAGGCGTTATTTCATGCTGGCACCATGGGGATCAAGACGTGCTTCACTGACCACTCGCTCTTTGGGTTTGCCGATGCGGCATCCATCAACATCAACAAGGTGCTCGTATGGAGTCTACGTACAGTTGACCAGGTTATTTGTGTCAGCAACACTTCCCGCGAGAACACCGTGCTGCGCGCACGGATCTCACCGCAGCGGGCAAGCGTAATCCCGAACGCCActgacaccaccaccttcacccCCCCGGACGATCTCAAATACAAGTCTTGGGCATCGAAGATTGACAAGGAGGGGTTGACTATTGTAATCATCACCCGGCTTGTATATCGCAAAGGTGCGGACCTCTTTGTCGATGTCATTCCTGAAGTCTGTCGGCGTCATCCGGATATTAAGTGGGTGATCGGCGGCGATGGACCACGTCGCGCGCAGCTCGAGCAGATGATTGAGCGACACAATTTAATGGGCCGGGTGAAAATGCTCGGTGCGCTAAAGCACTCTGACGTAAAGAGGGTTTTGAACCAGGGTCAGATCTTCCTGAATTGCAGTCTGACAGAGGCATTTTGCATTGCGCTCGTTGAGGCAGCATCGTGCGGTTTACTGTGCGTGTCGACAAAAGTTGGAGGTGTCCCAGAAGTTCTCCCGCCGCCAATGTTGCTTCTGGCGGATGCCGACCCGTCATCTATCATGGCCGCCTTGGAGGAAGCCATCAGCAACGTGCCGCACCACTCACCATGGACACTGCACGACAACTGCAAGCAGTTCTATAGGTGGGACTGGGTGGCGGAGCGCACCGAACGCGTCTACGACCGCATTATGGAAATGCCGGCGCTGTCCTTGTACGAACGGCTGATGAGCTACGCATCTGTCGGGCCTCTGTTTGGGCTCGTGTGCTGGATGCTCTGCTCCTTGGATTGGATTCTGTATAGATTGATGGAGTACTGGATTCCAGCAGAAACTATTGACATTGCGCCAGATTTTCCCATGTCCTCCTATCTTCGCAACAAAGAGAAGATTATGAAGAAGGGAGAGTAG
- a CDS encoding thiamine biosynthesis-like protein has product MLTNRQDEKLLTNPREFPDERTPNFILKAKNGHFHFLMTEPDVSKNYLWYMSEPKLVAVPELEAEMRVPGRRWYATDKAGFELQKRNNAVATEGEPYVCLHNIKRPELYWFGKRHAEPPVEKVALVISVGELYLKSAIHRKRLVRALMDNMRRVLKNPQVFRNGDTLIEVRKEVPTKEQLKLLALLPGIAKIYEGSQEKGERKGDPRGAFICAGAQGIPITPNQRVLALISGGIDSPVAAYRMMTRGCLVNGVHFLNSTNDTASVMEKNRRICERLSSVQGRFDMHYVDISTLQSQIVANVPNHNRTLIYKWFMLSLAAGFDDSSFIVTGDSAGQVASQTVHNISTLYPTICKAVIAPLIGVTKNFIIDEARKINTFDFSIQEGADCCQYMMCKSGANLMMGRRTLDACVRRIKLTELKVMKEVYHDGELCESSEFIYYPQSGMRASNNTSVPSPLVPDASNEDDAHDVVYFDAAAGTKIAKEVTMAMLRAPHGNPNSMHMSGREARMAVEKVRSQLAKVMHVPANDIIFTSGGTESNHIALNGYHVVREPWSHASTTGNSNIPAGTTVVKVVDLVNHETGSINRNLTRPEGGRLHVDASQGLLKVDFGSLDLSEVDSITVTAHKINGPVGVGAVYLRDLTCNKLFSGGSQEKGIRPGTENVPAIVGFGVALGLDRSHSIHKKIDALMTQELEKMGCEVNRRGEVSGYIVHATLPTGYSNTDVVSRLSTQYHVEIGTGSACKTNEVNTTVYDTLGKTPAPTRSIRISWDSFSTLSDAERVLSALKNVLEEIKLKR; this is encoded by the coding sequence ATGTTGACAAATAGGCAAGATGAAAAGTTGCTGACGAATCCGCGGGAGTTCCCAGATGAACGAACGCCGAACTTCATCCTCAAGGCAAAGAATGGGCACTTTCACTTCTTGATGACGGAGCCGGATGTGTCCAAGAACTACCTGTGGTACATGTCAGAGCCTAAGCTCGTCGCAGTTCCAGAGCTTGAGGCGGAGATGCGGGTTCCAGGACGTCGCTGGTACGCGACAGACAAGGCTGGCTTTGAGCTGCAGAAGAGGAACAACGCCGTCGCGACTGAGGGTGAGCCGTATGTCTGCCTGCACAACATTAAGAGACCCGAGCTGTACTGGTTCGGTAAGCGTCACGCAGAACCGCCGGTGGAGAAGGTGGCATTGGTGATTTCCGTCGGGGAGCTTTACTTGAAGAGCGCTATTCATCGCAAGCGGCTGGTCCGTGCGCTGATGGACAATATGCGTCGTGTTCTCAAGAACCCGCAGGTCTTCCGCAACGGTGACACGCTGATTGAGGTGCGCAAGGAGGTGCCCACGaaggagcagctgaagcTGCTTGCACTGCTGCCCGGTATTGCCAAGATTTACGAGGGCTCtcaggagaagggggaacgTAAAGGTGACCCTCGCGGCGCGTTCAtctgcgctggcgcgcagGGCATCCCCATCACACCCAATCAGCGCGTCCTCGCTCTTATCAGTGGCGGTATCGACAGCCCAGTGGCAGCGTATCGGATGATGACGCGCGGCTGCCTCGTCAATGGGGTTCACTTTCTCAACAGCACAAACGACACAGCTTCCGTCATGGAGAAGAACCGACGCATCTGCGAGCGTCTGTCAAGCGTGCAGGGCCGCTTTGACATGCACTACGTGGACATTAGCACGCTTCAGTCGCAGATCGTGGCGAATGTGCCCAACCACAACCGTACCTTAATCTACAAGTGGTTCATGCTGTCACTTGCAGCCGGATTTGATGACTCGAGCTTCATTGTCACTGGGGACTCTGCTGGGCAGGTGGCATCACAGACGGTACACAACATCAGCACGCTGTACCCCACAATTTGCAAGGCCGTTATCGCCCCTCTGATTGGTGTGACAAAGAACTTCATCATCGACGAGGCACGTAAGATCAACACCTTTGACTTTTCCATCCAGGAGGGCGCGGACTGCTGCCAGTACATGATGTGCAAATCCGGTGCAAACCTGATGATGGGTCGCCGAACTCTCGATGCGTGTGTACGCCGCATCAAACTGACTGAGCTCAAGGTGATGAAAGAGGTGTACCACGACGGGGAGCTGTGCGAGTCGTCCGAGTTCATATACTATCCCCAGTCTGGCATGCGCGCGTCGAACAATACATCAGTACCATCCCCGCTGGTGCCGGATGCTTCGAACGAGGACGATGCGCACGACGTGGTGTACttcgacgccgctgccggaaCCAAGATTGCAAAGGAGGTCACTATGGCCATGCTGCGGGCTCCTCACGGGAATCCGAATAGCATGCACATGAGCGGCCGAGAGGCTCGCATGGCAGTGGAGAAGGTACGTAGTCAGCTCGCAAAGGTGATGCATGTGCCAGCGAACGACATCATTTTTACATCAGGTGGGACGGAGTCGAACCACATTGCGCTGAACGGCTACCACGTTGTGCGCGAGCCCTGGTCGCACGCCTCGACGACCGGGAATTCGAATATTCCTGCCGGGACCACCGTGGTGAAGGTGGTGGATCTTGTGAACCACGAGACGGGCAGCATTAATCGCAACCTGACTCGCCCCGAGGGCGGCCGCCTACACGTTGACGCAAGCCAAGGTCTGCTTAAGGTCGACTTTGGGTCACTTGACCTCAGCGAAGTCGATTCCATCACGGTCACGGCGCACAAGATCAACGGGCCCGTAGGGGTCGGTGCGGTGTACCTGCGCGACCTGACCTGCAACAAGCTCTTCAGTGGCGGTTCGCAAGAGAAGGGCATCCGTCCGGGGACGGAGAACGTTCCTGCGATCGTTGGCTTCGGTGTGGCTCTAGGCCTCGACCGCAGCCACTCGATTCATAAGAAAATTGATGCTCTCATGAcgcaggagctggagaagatgGGTTGTGAGGTCAACCGTCGCGGCGAGGTCAGCGGCTACATTGTGCACGCCACTCTTCCTACGGGCTACAGCAACACAGATGTGGTGTCACGTCTCTCCACCCAGTACCATGTCGAGATAGGCACCGGGTCTGCGTGCAAGACGAATGAGGTGAACACCACCGTCTACGACACACTCGGGAAGACACCTGCACCCACACGCTCCATTCGCATCAGCTGGGACTCTTTTTCCACTTTGAGCGACGCGGAGCGTGTTTTGAGCGCTCTGAAGAATGTTCTTGAGGAGATCAAGCTGAAGAGGTAG